Proteins co-encoded in one Nematostella vectensis chromosome 15, jaNemVect1.1, whole genome shotgun sequence genomic window:
- the LOC5513466 gene encoding putative neuropeptide Y receptor type 6 — protein sequence MNTTPNSSAVLNEPHSSSVGVLVSVFLLYGLIAGVGICGNVLVLKFILRQHKLRVSEYLILNLTATDMGACIVSIPLDLIERATKRFLFGELLCNIIYPLQTILMSVSVMTLLGMSMERYRLIVTPFRQHFGPRTVLGVVVFVWVLSIAIVLPYMLVLRLRGDYCVEEWPADWYRKTFTLGVFVLLYFVPLVIMSVSYVKIISCLNEDSRSQINECMLDCADRSRAKREMAAARIRRNVQIVTVFMAAGIAFAACMLPTHICWLWHDFGSGSTNRYFTNIVTFTNVLMYSNSAIDPFIFGSIKLRRLCLDVICGRVCFVNVEEQPIVILRTRLFSIGQLVSIGQLRPYGGFSEEEEVITERVTCL from the coding sequence ATGAATACCACGCCAAATTCTTCAGCGGTTTTGAATGAGCCTCACTCGTCAAGCGTCGGTGTTTTGGTGTCCGTTTTTCTGTTATATGGTTTGATCGCTGGGGTTGGGATATGCGGTAACGTGCTAGTATTGAAGTTTATCCTACGCCAACACAAACTGAGAGTCAGTGAGTATTTGATTCTCAACCTGACGGCCACAGACATGGGTGCGTGTATAGTCAGCATTCCACTGGACCTCATCGAGCGCGCTACAAAGAGGTTCCTATTTGGAGAGCTCCTTTGCAATATCATCTACCCCCTACAGACTATCTTGATGTCCGTGTCGGTAATGACTTTATTGGGGATGAGTATGGAGAGATATCGGTTAATTGTCACACCGTTTCGACAACACTTTGGTCCCCGTACAGTTCTTGGTGTAGTAGTCTTTGTTTGGGTTTTGTCCATCGCTATAGTACTCCCATATATGTTGGTTCTTCGCCTAAGGGGGGACTACTGCGTGGAGGAATGGCCTGCTGACTGGTATCGCAAAACCTTCACTCTTGGCGTCTTCGTGTTGCTTTATTTTGTTCCGTTAGTGATCATGAGTGTATCTTACGTGAAAATCATAAGTTGTCTTAATGAAGATTCTAGATCTCAAATTAACGAGTGTATGCTTGATTGTGCGGACCGTTCGCGCGCAAAGCGTGAAATGGCGGCCGCAAGGATCCGGCGGAATGTTCAGATCGTGACGGTTTTCATGGCAGCAGGAATAGCATTTGCTGCTTGTATGCTTCCGACTCACATTTGCTGGCTATGGCACGACTTTGGCTCTGGGTCAACAAACCGGTACTTCACTAATATTGTAACTTTTACAAACGTtttaatgtacagtaatagcGCGATAGATCCATTTATTTTCGGTTCAATCAAACTAAGGCGGCTATGCTTGGATGTCATATGCGGCCGAGTGTGCTTTGTGAACGTTGAAGAACAGCCGATAGTAATTCTACGCACACGGCTATTTAGTATTGGCCAGTTGGTCAGTATTGGTCAATTGAGGCCTTACGGAGGATTCTCCGAGGAGGAAGAAGTCATCACCGAGAGAGTCACATGTCTTTAG